The proteins below come from a single Esox lucius isolate fEsoLuc1 chromosome 7, fEsoLuc1.pri, whole genome shotgun sequence genomic window:
- the supt20 gene encoding transcription factor SPT20 homolog — protein sequence MQKVLEYALDRAEYIVESARQRPAKRRASSGGRKSLYQKLYELYIEECEKEPELKKLRRNVNLLEKLVSQESVSCLVVNLYPGNEGYSLMLRGKNGSDSETIRLPYEEGELLEYLDAEELPPILVDLLEKSQVNIFHCGCVVAEVRDYRQSGNTKMPSYQSRHILLRPTMQTLICDVHAMTSDHHKWTQEEKLQLESQLLLATAEPLCLDPSISVTCTANQLLYNKQKMNTRSMKRCFKRHSRAALNRQQELSHQAPPPQLRLYDYLQKRKDRKLPSSIDLKISNAGNCVDMWKQNNFQLTVPKEIDVDRYAVVEKSVKLEESQPNVWPAEEVIDDYTFECEVGGQAQRTKVCIFQSVGDPLVYGKIYCTKEPKAEEDSNDLHLIHPPFLIGSKIDAERFLSQYKGVYERDVKCQVKMSHHSGVVGQNHLSPNREIEVEGLSTMVQSSGVLGKGVKHRSSSSSSGNLYSSSQATSGLLKCPTPPPGSGPPKPQSLSRKHSLELGQGLQLGGQLGQVGLLSPAALSPMASTQRSGTPKPSTPTPTNTPCSTPHPPDSLLSLPPSVTPTPPESHSQALLATYPQQQLALSQAVMTIPLPTGTTTSPVMANPAGLNFINVVGSVCSPQALMSSSPMLASGLNLSGLGGLMPAMQPTTQTGSPFGLNNSSGLRPLNLLQIPSGPLIFNSLQQQQLSQFSPQQSQSATSSPQQQGDMGDQGSDQGAQQTAVINLTGGFVSPQTAVAILAAPNAAAANGYGGGGTSGGVATATYRQPSKK from the exons ATG CAAAAAGTTTTGGAATATGCATTGGATCGGGCTGag TACATTGTTGAAAGTGCTCGTCAAAGGCCAGCCAAGAGGAGAGCCTCATCTGGAGGGAGGAAAAGTTTATACCAGAAACTGTATGAGCTGTATATCGAAGAATGTGAGAAAGAACCAGAGCTCAAG AAGCTACGACGGAATGTGAACCTGCTAGAGAAGCTGGTGTCACAAGAGTCAGTGTCGTGTTTAGTGGTCAATCTCTACCCCGGCAACGAGGGATATTCCCTCATGCTACGTGGAAAGAACGGGTCTG ACTCTGAGACAATACGTCTGCCATATGAGGAGGGGGAGCTGTTGGAGTACCTGGATGCAGAAGAGCTTCCCCCAATCCTGGTGGATCTCCTAGAGAAGTcccag GTGAACATCTTCCACTGTGGTTGTGTGGTGGCGGAGGTCAGGGACTACAGACAGTCTGGCAACACCAAAATGCCCTCTTACCAGAGCAGACACATCCTGCTACGGCCCACCATGCAG ACCCTGATCTGTGATGTCCATGCAATGACCAGTGACCACCACAAGTGGACACAG GAGGAGAAGTTACAGCTGGAGAGTCAGTTGTTGTTGGCCACAGCTGAGCCTCTGTGTCTGGACCCCTCCATCTCAGTCACCTGTACTGCCAACCAGCTGCTGTACAACAAGCAGAAGATGAATACGCGCTCCATGaaacg ttGTTTTAAGCGTCACTCCCGGGCGGCGCTGAACCGCCAGCAGGAGCTGTCTCACCAAGCCCCACCCCCTCAGCTGCGTCTCTATGACTACCTGCAGAAGAGGAAGGACAGGAAACTTCCGTCCTCGATAGACCTCAAGATCTCCAATGCTGGAAAC tgtgtggacatgtggaAGCAGAACAACTTCCAACTTACTGTCCCTAAGGAGATTGAT GTGGACAGGTATGCTGTGGTGGAGAAGTCCGTAAAGCTGGAGGAATCCCAGCCCAACGTCTGGCCTGCGGAG GAAGTCATAGATGACTATACGTTTGAGTGTGAGGTGGGGGGCCAGGCCCAGAGGACCAAGGTGTGCATCTTCCAGTCGGTGGGGGACCCTCTGGTGTATGGGAAGATCTACTGCACCAAAGAGCCCAAAGCAGAGGAGGACAGTAACGACCTACATCTCATACACCCACC GTTCCTAATAGGATCCAAGATAGATGCTGAACG GTTTCTGTCACAGTATAAGGGTGTTTATGAACGAGACGTCAAGTGTCAGGTGAAGATGTCTCATCACTCCGGTGTTGTGGGACAGAACCATCTCTCACCAAACAGAGAGATCGag GTGGAGGGTCTGTCAACCATGGTCCAGTCCTCAGGCGTGTTGGGAAAGGGGGTGAAGCACAGATCGAGCAGCAGTTCTTCTG GTAACCTGTACAGTTCGTCCCAGGCCACCAGTGGTCTCCTGAAGTGTCCCACGCCCCCACCAGGAAGCGGCCCCCCCAAACCTCAGTCCCTGAGCAGGAAACACTCCCTGGAGCTGGGCCAGGGACTTCAGCTGGGCGGTCAGTTAGGGCAGGTGGGGCTGTTGTCCCCGGCAGCACTGTCACCGATGGCATCAACGCAGA GATCGGGGACGCCGAAGCCGTCGACGCCCACCCCCACCAACACCCCCTGTTCCACGCCTCACCCCCCGGACTCCCTCCTCTCGCTGCCTCCCTCCgtcacccccacccctccagAGTCCCATTCGCAGGCTCTCCTGGCCACCTACCCCCAGCAGCAGCTGGCCCTGTCCCAGGCCGTCATGACCATCCCCCTACCCACCGGCACCACCACGTCTCCGGTCATGGCCAACCCCGCCGGCCTCAACTTCATCAACGTGGTGGGCTCTGTCTG CAGTCCCCAGGCTCTGATGAGTTCCAGTCCCATGTTGGCGTCTGGTCTCAACCTGAGTGGTTTAGGAGGACTGATGCCTGCTATGCAGCCTACCACacagacag GGAGTCCATTTGGtttaaataacagttctggCCTCCGACCACTCAATCTGCTGCAG ATTCCATCGGGTCCTCTAATCTTTAATTCCCTTCAGCAGCAGCAGTTGTCCCAGTTCTCTCCTCAACAGAGTCAGTCTGCCACATCAAGCCCACAGCAGCAAGGAGACATG GGCGATCAGGGGTCGGACCAGGGCGCCCAACAGACTGCAGTTATCAACCTGACTGGAGGCTTTGTGTCCCCACAAACAGCAG TTGCAATTCTCGCAGCACCCAACGCAGCAGCAGCAAACGGCTACGGCGGAGGCGGGACCTCAGGTGGTGTTGCCACAGCTACATACCGCCAGCCAAGCAAGAAGTAA